TGATGAACTCCATACAAGTATTACAATGTTTTATGAATCAAGCTAAACGATATATTCCCAATCGTTCACTTTTGCTTGTCAagtattctaaaaataaatttttacttTCACTTGTCACTTTTTGCATatcaagagaaaaataatttattttttatgtgttacccatatataatattaattactcattttaagtcatttttcaaATCCATTAAAATTATACACCAATTAATATGGGTATAAGAGGTGTGCAGAGTCGGTAGTGAACAAATAAAAGTGAACGAAAGGAGCATAAAGATTAGACCTTGTCAAACAGACGAGAAGCACATAGCTCTCAATCTCATCCAGATTTAAATGCCGAGTCCAACATTCTCCTTAAATTAATCGAAGTGGTCCTATTTGGAAGCTTGTAGGCAATAAACATACAAGACAAATAAACTAGGTACTATTTCATGGCAAGTCGGGACCCGTATTTATTGGCAAGTCCACAAACTTAATTCTCTTCCTTCAATAATCTTGGCTAGTGtacaggggcggatttagggggcgcAAGGGTGTTCACTCGAACAttcttcgccgaaaaattacactgtatatataaggcaaaatctgttttttatctctatatattaagttttgaacacccttaacacaatccaaaagtgtagtttagtggtcaagggggttcaaaatctacCTGATTTCACCTAATAATAATGCACAATTTTATGACATTCAATTGGATTTTTGAAGTGTTGTTGAACTGTTATAAAACAAATTTTTTTAAATGTAAATGACAGACAAAGGAGAGCAACCAGGACGAGCGCCCGCAACGGGCGATGGGAAGCGGTGCGTGAGTGTACAACTACATCAAGTACAACAAATCAACACAGGTTTGGCtctcgggagttggtacctcccgttCTACTGTCTctcttttggtgttagctaaattgatgTTACTTTAGTTCACAATAGTCAATCATTCAACTAGTGTACTTGTagtcacttgtttccttctagtttgattcgtTGTTCGTTGTGCACTAGTGAGTCTTCTTGAGATTTGTCGTAGGTGTAGTGATTGCAATCTGGGATGATAGATTAAGGACATGTCCTCGGGTGCGGCAGAGTGTGGGGCCGGGGTCAGGGTGTGGGACAGGAGGTAGGGGAGGTAGGGGAGGTAGAGGGgacaagggagcctataggttgagaatagggtcatggaacataggttcgctaacgagtaagtctatagagttggcgaagatACTTCAGAAGAGGAACATTAATATAGCAtatgtccaggagactaggtgggttggatcgagggcgaaagacgtggatgggtataagttatggtactctggagtcctgaggggtaagaatggagtgagTATCCTAGTAGAACCATCTTAGAGATTCGGTGGTAGAGGTCAGacgggtgaatgatagactaatgactattaaattagtggtgggtgagtgtactttaaatGACGTTAGCGCGTACGCGCCGCAAGTaggcttggatgaggagattaaaaggcatttttgggaggggttggatgacaccgttcgtagtattccgccttcagagaggttattcataggaggagatttcaatggtcatattgggtcgttTGCAGTtggttatactgaggtgcatggcggctttggtgtcggggagcggaacggagggggcacttTGCTATTGGACTTTTccaaggcattcgatctagtgattgcAAACTCAAGTTTTCCGAAGCGGGATGAGCCTTTGGTTACTTAcaaaagttcggtggcgaagactcagattgactatctcctccttagGAGAtacgacagaaggttgtgcgaggattgcaaagttatcccaggtgagaccctagcaacgcaacataggcttttggtgatggacattggtattaggataaggaggaataAGAGGTCAGTACGAGGCCGTCCGAgaattaggtggggcgccttgactAAGGGTAAAActcaggagttggaaggaaggttatcgacaatgggagcttggagaagtagtggggacgcaaacactataTGGTCGACGACGGCTGATTGTATAAGGAAGGCggtgagagaggtgttagggatatcttcgggccgcaccggtggccacaaaggagactggtggtggaatgcagttgtccaagataaagtggaagcgaagaaggcggCGTACCTGCAGTTCGTAGGGAGCTCtggagaggaggagaagagagcgaacagtgagagatataaggtagctaggaaggaggcgaagatggcattAATGGAGGCTAAGACGgtagcttttgctcgtctgtatgaggaactagggaacaacgaaggggaaaagaagttattccgactcgctaaggttagagagaggacggctcgggatctggaccaagtgaggtgtaTAAAAGATGATGatggcaaagttttgatgggggatgaccagattaagaagagatggcagacctaccttcataaacttctaaatgaagaagggggtcaggatattgtgctaggtgaattgaggaatgccaACAGCCCCCATGAATTAAGTTATTATAGGGACATTGAGGacgatgaggtcatggaggcaatgcgtaagatgaggagggccagagctaccgggccagacgaaattccggttgaactttggaggtgtgtgggtagagcaggcttggaatggcttattgggttgtttaatgttatattcaagactaataagatgcctgaagagtggaggtggagtacaatagttccgttgtataagaacaaaggcgatgttcagagttgtaacaactataggggcatcaaattattGAGTCATaacatgaaagtctgggagagagtggtagaaatgagagtgcgaaggacgatGTCTATTTCAgataaccagttcgggttcatgccggggcgatctaccacagaagctatccaccttattaggaggatgatggaacaatacagggataagaagaaggatctccacatggtgtttatcgatctagagaaagcgtacgacagggttcatAGGGAGGTCCTATGGAGATGCCTAGAGGTTAAAGGGGTCTCGGTTgactacattagggtgattaaagacatgtatgatggagctaagactcgggttaggacagtaggaggcgacgcCGACAATTTTCCggttgttacggggttgcaccaagggtctgcgttcagccctttcctatttgccctggtgatggatgccataacacatcatattcaaggggaggtgtcatggtgcatgctatttgctgatgacataatcctaattgacgagacacgacgcggcgtcaacgagaggctagaggtttggagacatgcccttgagtctaaaggtttcaggctgagcaggacgaagatggaatacctcgagtgcaaatttggggccgagccgacggaagcaggagtggaagtgaggctcgaCTCttaagtcatccctaagaggggtagcttcaagtaccttgggtcaattATTCAAAGgatcggggagatcgacgaggatgtcacacatcgtataggggtggggtggatgaagtggaggttagcaacgggagtcttgtgtgacaagaaagtgccaccgttactaaaaggtaagttttatagagcagtggttaggcctgctatgttgtatgggatcgagtgttggccagttaaaaattcacacatccaaaagatgaaagtatcagagatgaggatgctgaggtggatgtgcgggcatacaaggatggacaagattaggaatgatgatattcgagagaaggtgggtgtggcccccatggaggacaagatgcgggaagcaaggcacattcagaggaggagcactgatgcaccagtgaggaggtgtgagtgactggctgtggtgggcacgaggagaggtagagggagacctaagaagtattggggggaggtgatcaggcaggacatggcacgacttaggatttctgaggacatggcccttgacagggaattgtggaggtcgagcattaaggttgtaggttagggagaAGTTTGTGAATATTACTACAGCGCACTAGAGGGAGACTAGCCATTTAGGAGTTAGACTTAGGATGCTACTGATCAACTACTGATGCAGGGCTGTATCTGTTGGATATTAGTATATCTTACATCcttttcgtatttcctatatttcttatattgttgttattttgttattttatgttatgtattttatgttatttactatgagtctattgatagtactaatatattgtctcttgttgctctcttgagccgagggtctcctggaaacagcctctatGCCCCtcggggtaaggtttgcgtacatattaccctccccagaccccacttgtgggattatactgggatgttgttgttgttgttgttgttgttgttgttgtaaatgacagacaaatttgatgcaaaaaaaaagagagcAAAAGATCATGCTCTTAACATCAATAATTAACCCTACTCGAATAACTCAATTATTTAGCTTAACCATTGTACTTTGCTCATTTCTCATTTCTTGCGTTTTATTTCATTGCTTTGTTGAGTCAGCTTTCTTGGAAGAACACTATCACATGCAAATCGTAATATAACGTCCTCATCCCCTCTTATATGTGTATTTTAAATCACAAGTTTATAATTTTCGCAATTATTTGAACAGACATGTTAGGTCAAACCTTAGCTGGATGCAAAATGCGAAAACTTATCCATAGGAACGTATGCCCTTGGCTTGAATAGGATATGACATATCTGGTTGGAGTTTTATAAATTATCACTCTTGTTGTGGACCATTGTGAAAACGTAGAAGTGATAGGATATAAATTATCAACTAGTGCACTATATGGTAGAATCATGGACAATTATCATATTCAACTATTGCACTATCAACTAGAGAATAAAGAAAACGTAGAAGTGAAAATTGAATTATTTCAGGAACATGAATTCAGTTGGGTGAGACACGGTCATCACAAGGAAGAAAAAGTAATATGATCTATTCTCCATACCTGTAGTTTAATAATTCCAATATGTATCTCCTACAATGAAGAGAAGATCAAGGAGTTAATTTTCTCAGATGTATCGTCGTGCAAAATAAACGGCACATTTTGTCCCACATTCTATCTTAAGAAagcgaaaaaaaaaaaaatagaaaactaCTGTTATTTTTATGCCAACTGAAGAATGAAACTTCAGATAAGCCAATTTTCCCACATAAAATTGTTTGTGCCCGAAATTTCTGTTGTTCAGTTCGCTGTGCTTTGGGCCTTGTTCTCGTAACCAAAAGGAGTGTAGCTTGACCATGGCATTCTATTTTGTTCTTTACACCATCTTCCATCATAATAGATGAATCTAATAAATAAAGTTGCAGATATAGCTTCAGCTGTAGTCAGTCACCTCACTCAGTCCTATAGTGGTAAGTGGTAACTTAGAATCAAGGCCCTACAAGCAAGGAAGCTTATATGCTTTGTAGATGGGATCAAACGACCGAGGCAAGTTGGCAATGTTGCGCTTCAAGCACTCGGCCTTAACTAGTAAAAAGGTATTATAAGTACATTAAATTTGACATAAGGCATAAGCAAAGGTACTTTACAGACCCCCTTTGACCTATCTATTTGGAAATAAAGTTACAAACCTGGATTCTAAAATTCTTCCTACTATTTTGGATCTCAAATATACACCATTACGATGCAAATAGTCAAGATTATCACAGCCTAGGATAGTATCTCTTCTTCCATGTTAATAGTACAAAGCAAGCTAAGCTGTCATCTTGAGGAATGGTATTCACTTTGGGAGGTGTGATGAACAAAACAATTTCAGCTCCATAATGTGAAAGCATCAGTCATCAGAGCTATAATCACTGGATTCTTGCAACATCTCTGGAGCAGCACAGCAGAATGATTCCTTGTCTTTGAGAAAAAGACAGCTCCCATCGGAGTTCCATTTCAGATCAATTACAGCAAATTGAGGCAATGGAACATTTATGCAATAAGCACCTGAAGGTGTCCACATGTATAAGTGGGAGCTTCCAGTACATAAAACCAAACGTGGACATGTGGGATCCCAGGCTGCAGCTCGAATGGGATCTTTTTGAATTAAGATGGCGGCTAGCTCAAGATGGTTTATGTCCCATATCCAGAGTACAGTAGGCATGCTATCATTGCGAGTGCAAACATATTGGCTATCGCAGCTCCATGACATGAGGCCTGCAATTAATTTTCACATATGATAGTTAACAAGGCACTCACTAGTCACTTATGGGACTTGAGAGTAGTTTCTCTTATCTTAAGGAAGATTCCAAAAATAACCACCCAAAACAAGCTTCTGCTTGTGGATCTTAGATAGATAAATTCAGAGAGGTTTTGTATTGATCCTTGACCAGGGGCGGATTCATTGGGTTAAATATGGGGCACGTGAACCCATGACCTCTccacaaaattaaatattttatgtacatattttttaaaattagtaTAATATTAATTGTTGGTACCCATGCTCTAAAAAGGTTGAATGGAGCACTTGGTTGAAGGTTGAGTTATTTACCCAGAGAAAGAGGGATCAATTCCACTTAATAcattttttcctcttttgtttttagtagtgCACGCATATACTAGAAATCTTAGATCCGCCTCTGTCCTTGACGATGAAGATACTAGGCTGATACAGCTTACTTTGACTGAGATCAGATTCTCACCAAACAGGCAGCTAACAGTCCTCATTAAGATATTAGAACATTATCACCTACAACTTATTGCTCAAGCCAATAAATTTTATAGAGGTTTGAAAttgttaagaaagaaaacaagaaattggAACTACATGGCCATTAAAAAGATAATAAATTTTCAAGATCTCCTATACGAACATCCGATCATTCAACTTCAGTAAACATTTGCCATACTTGGAGTGACATTCATAAATAAACAGGAAAAGGTAAGAGCAGGAAGACAAAAGATAGTGATGATATATTTCTCACATTACAAAATATTGGAACCAAAGACTTACTGATTCCTTGCTTGGGATTTGGCTTATCTGCAGGAGGTTTCTGAGAAGGGAGATTGATAGGTATCTCCAAAACATTGTACCTGACTTGAATATGTGACTCCGGAGCATTATCTGGGAAAAGGGAAGAAATGGTCTGAGAATCTCAAAAGTTCCTAACAAAAAATGATTAAGATCAAAGGAAATCTTGAGTACATCCACAACCAACTTGTTTCTTCCAATGAGCCGCTTGAGAAAAGGACTACCTACCAAAGCTAGGACAAGTTTGTCTGCAGTAATTGATTGACATTTGCATTCAGTTTGGCAGAAATACCTCTAGCTTTGTTTTCCAGAAAACAATTATGCATGTATGAATTATTGGGATTAGGGTAAGTAAACTTTTGAGGAAGTATCACCAAAGTCTTCAAAACATTATAGAGACATACATAGTTATTAATTACAAGAAGATTCAATTAAACATCTTTACTTGCTATTACACTTGTCCCTAAATATCCAACAAGtcgaaaatggaaaaaaaaactgCTGGCTATTTAGACCAAAACAAAGGAGGacggtaaaaagaaaaagagggaagGGCCTGTGCAACCGTAAGGTCTAACCTCCGAGAAGCCAATAAAAGAATGTGTGAAAATATGGCAACCTATATAAAATAAAACTTTGGGCCTGTTTGGGAATTttcaaaaatcagaaaacaaatATGAATTTGAAACCTAGCATCAAATGATTTGGAATTCAAACAGAGCTAAATGTAATTGGAGACATGATGTCAAAATCCAACCTGAATAAGTAAGAGAAAGCCAACAAATGTTAAAGGTTTATACAAAAAAATGATAAGGTTTATAACAGCCATAGAGAGTTCTAACATTACAAATGATTTTGCTCACATCGCGAAATTTACAATCGCGTAAAAAGTAAAACTAATGTGGAACTTATTGAAGTGCGTGACCACCTCATCTAAAAAGCTTAAGTAGTTAGAGAAGGAatacttttgtttatttacttTTAAGTCTCATGCGCGGCCATGACTTTTTTTCATGAACCAAGCATGTGGAAACATCTGTTTGACAGATGACAGTAAGATGCAAACTTAGAATGTATGTTTGCTCTAGTACCATATTGAATTGTGTAACTACCTCATCCAAAAAACATAAGCATGTGGCGAGGAAcactgttatttatttattttaagccTACAACAAAAGCAtatatatttttgcattttattttttacctttaaaacatATATTTTAAGTATATAGTTTTCCCCAGAATTCTTTGGAATATTCTCCTCTGTTCCTAACATAAGGGGCTTCCTGTCTTTCTTCAAACCCCTGACTCCTCCACTCTTTCAAAATATTGAAGCTAACCTAGCAAATAAAATTTAATCACAGGATCCAAAGTTGCAATAAGAAAATAGAAGCAACTAGGAAAACTTGTTTTGCCAGCTGAGGGCAAAAGTTAAGTAAGGCATGTTTAGTTTGCCAACTTTCACTAAACTAAGCTTTGTTTCAAACAAGAGTAAGCTTTTTCAATGACAGTATCAGTGCTTCAAAAGGAATTCCCTCTTCGTCACCTTATTTGAACGTTTTAGTCTAGACCAAGTTGATACAGATATTGTGTTAATTTAACTTTGTTGGCAATTGGACAATGGGTTATTAGCTAGACAGACATAGCTCAAAATCCAGAATGAGCATATCAAAACCACAATTTCCATAAGACTAATGAGTAAATGCATTAGAAGTTAATAACGCTCAACTGACTTATCCAGAAGCATTACAGAAGATAACAGGTTTTACTCCATAGAGACAGCATAGTATGCACCATTTAAATCAGCCAAATGTGATTTGTCATTTCACTTGGTTTTTTCAGAAGAGTTTTGCCTCAGTGAATCTTAGGTTCCATAATTAGTGGAACTTGTTTCTTGAAGTGCCACAAGAAACCAATGAAAGTCATGAAAATTGGCAGTTGTACACCAAAAAAAACACGATGCTTAACTTTCAAGATAAAGACaatattaacaaaagaaaacaCTAGTGCTCACCACTACTGTACTGGGCGAAATCATCATTAAGTGATAATTCTGACATATCAAGTTGCAACGGCTCATCTACTTCCTAACATTAAATAAAGAAATtatcaaaatcaataaataatgtCCTGCAAATATGGAGCAAAACAAGAGATTGCATACCTTGAAAATAGCAGCACAACACGGACCTCTAACAGCAGATGGGTGCACAAATTCTGCAAATACTTTCCATGTCAGGTGATTCAGAACTCGTAACATCTGGTCATAGCTTCCTACCGCCAAAAATTGGCTGCAAGGTGACCATGAAATGCTTTTTACTCCTAGCCCACTCTCATATGCTTGATACTTAGACAGGCACCTCCCGTCTGGAGAATAAATCAGAAcctaaacaaaaacaaaccacATAAAGTCCCTTGGAGATAAAGACCAACAAATTGTCAAATTATCACAAAACAGAACATTCAAAGCTTTCCTGTATTTCTCACGTTAAAACTAATTTCACATAATCATTTTACAGTGATGAAGAAAATATTAGTTTCAGTTGAATTTTTGAATGTGTTCtccaaaaattgagaaaaagtaTTACTTTATGAGAGGCTATAAACAGCGCATAGTGACTACCTTGTACTCGAGAGGAGAATCCCAGATGACTATAGCACTGTCATCTGGAGACCACTGAACATCAGCCAAATCCAATGTGTCAACAGCAAAAACACCCATTATCTCCCATGTATGGCAAGACAGCAGATTAACATAATCCTTGCAATCACGTCTAGTGCAGACAGCAGCAAACTTTCCATCCTTCGTAAATGATACCCCTTTAGACCCATGCTTTGGCCATTGGACATGTATGCACGCAGTGTTAAGCAGTGACCAAACAGTTAACCGTAGCTGAAACTCGGATGTGGTGAGTATGT
This sequence is a window from Nicotiana sylvestris chromosome 3, ASM39365v2, whole genome shotgun sequence. Protein-coding genes within it:
- the LOC104226289 gene encoding uncharacterized protein — translated: MEFTEPFKQTGPYAFSPNARFLAVAVDYRLVIRDVLSLKVVQLFSCLDKITYIEWAPDSEYILCGLYKRPMIQAWSLTQPEWTCKIDEGPAGVAYARWSPDSRHILTTSEFQLRLTVWSLLNTACIHVQWPKHGSKGVSFTKDGKFAAVCTRRDCKDYVNLLSCHTWEIMGVFAVDTLDLADVQWSPDDSAIVIWDSPLEYKVLIYSPDGRCLSKYQAYESGLGVKSISWSPCSQFLAVGSYDQMLRVLNHLTWKVFAEFVHPSAVRGPCCAAIFKEVDEPLQLDMSELSLNDDFAQYSSDNAPESHIQVRYNVLEIPINLPSQKPPADKPNPKQGISLMSWSCDSQYVCTRNDSMPTVLWIWDINHLELAAILIQKDPIRAAAWDPTCPRLVLCTGSSHLYMWTPSGAYCINVPLPQFAVIDLKWNSDGSCLFLKDKESFCCAAPEMLQESSDYSSDD
- the LOC138887882 gene encoding uncharacterized protein, coding for MTIKLVVGECTLNDVSAYAPQVGLDEEIKRHFWEGLDDTVRSIPPSERLFIGGDFNGHIGSFAVGYTEVHGGFGVGERNGGGTLLLDFSKAFDLVIANSSFPKRDEPLVTYKSSVAKTQIDYLLLRRYDRRLCEDCKVIPGETLATQHRLLVMDIGIRIRRNKRSVRGRPRIRWGALTKGKTQELEGRLSTMGAWRSSGDANTIWSTTADCIRKAVREVLGISSGRTGGHKGDWWWNAVVQDKVEAKKAAYLQFVGSSGEEEKRANSERYKVARKEAKMALMEAKTVAFARLYEELGNNEGEKKLFRLAKVRERTARDLDQVRCIKDDDGKVLMGDDQIKKRWQTYLHKLLNEEGGQDIVLGELRNANSPHELSYYRDIEDDEVMEAMHKFDAKKKRAKDHALNINN